In a genomic window of Flavobacterium crassostreae:
- a CDS encoding delta-60 repeat domain-containing protein, whose product MLKIFFSIDILIKHLFILNKKTYVICIVAFFIFIGNLAAQQGLIDKTFNTIDTGFKGDGFDKVVRSIALQTDGKLLVAGDYLNFNGNSLPYLSRLHEDGSVDDSFELNEGFNKKIEQILIQKDGKSIVVGSFTTYNQSSIGRVARLHEDGSLDTSLDTSLGVGNNIVYGVAQQPDEKIILVGSFTKYAAVSTNRIVRINPDGSLDSSFVVGTGASGLVRKVCVQADGKILIAGSFDTFNGISSNKMVRLNPDGSVDATFNVGSGFDANVAALDLQADGKILVGGSFTTYNAKTVNRIVRLHSNGSIDNTFMSGTGFSNSSVSVIKVLENQNIMIGGGFTNDYNGTEVRKMVLLNSDGTINPIFDIGSGPATATVYDFVNAPDGSWFVGGSFSVFDSKNRGRLAKLDSKGALDPHFLSAEIGFDSSVYKTISLANKKTMIFGDFNSFNGIAVSKVARLNEDGSLDPEFNTANLGANNTIRTAILQPDGKLIIAGGFTNYNGATVSKIVRILVDGSIDPTFVNAGSINNPIYAMQLQPDGKIVIAGSFTKYNGQIANKISRVLPDGSVDASFDVGLGADGTIDSIVLQPDGKIVLAGHFLSFNGENYTRMVRLHPDGSIDNTFAIGTGFDKNIYTLALQLDGKIVVGGIFQTYNGIPFKRLLRLNADGSLDTSFQSGTGLSNGTVRSLLVQPDGRILIGGTFSGKYNGNPVKRLARLLADGTYDSSFYVDLNSTLYATSLTVDGKLIIAGNFNSVTGVANHRVARIRLCTDTTIWDGASWTNGLPTISKNAFFEKDYTFTASVAACSCSIALDKKVTVNGNATLSLAFNYSGLGTLIIKNNASLYQDEDAVVNTATARIERKTTPIAQLDYTYWSSPVQNHILLATSPETPWDTFFSFLPETNSWSVADPALAMEPGKGYIIRGPQSFSQTAKAIHQANFIGIPHNGQKTVALGATSSHNLVGNPYPSAIDADVFLEKNSNAINGTIYLWSHNTSPIGHNKYLTDDYAVYNLFGGVGTTAPKSVTASTVKPNGKIASGQSFFVTSITDQGVVNFDNSMRIVGANTHFFRTTILQNKAQAITAEKHRIWLNMYNEQGVFKQLLLGYMDGATDTYDAALDGESFKSNENIDFYSLCQDKKLTIQAKGVPFEASDSIGLGYNAKTKGTYSIAADTRDGLFVTQEVYLIDKLTSTTHDLKKGDYSFETEAGTFEDRFMIAFDKETLNTSDFVVGSNLETTVCVVDKQLQISSKEGIEAIKIYDILGKEVYANTAIYAPSFVIEDFSNTTNVFVLKIILENHKIVTKKVLF is encoded by the coding sequence ATGCTAAAAATATTTTTTAGCATCGATATATTAATTAAACACTTATTTATTTTGAACAAAAAAACGTATGTTATTTGTATTGTAGCCTTTTTTATTTTTATTGGAAACCTAGCGGCACAACAAGGATTGATTGATAAAACCTTTAATACTATTGATACAGGTTTTAAAGGAGATGGTTTTGATAAAGTAGTCCGTAGCATTGCGCTGCAGACAGACGGAAAGTTACTTGTAGCAGGAGATTATCTCAATTTTAACGGCAACAGTTTGCCTTATCTAAGCAGGTTGCATGAAGATGGATCGGTGGACGATAGCTTTGAGCTAAATGAAGGTTTCAATAAAAAAATAGAGCAAATCCTTATACAAAAAGATGGCAAAAGTATTGTGGTGGGCTCTTTTACAACCTACAACCAATCCAGTATTGGAAGAGTAGCTAGGTTGCATGAAGACGGCTCTTTAGACACCAGCTTGGATACTAGTCTAGGAGTGGGCAACAATATAGTGTATGGTGTAGCCCAACAACCAGACGAGAAAATAATTTTAGTAGGTAGTTTTACTAAATATGCTGCTGTATCAACCAATAGAATTGTGCGGATTAATCCAGATGGCAGTTTAGATAGCTCGTTTGTAGTGGGTACTGGAGCAAGTGGTTTGGTAAGAAAAGTCTGTGTGCAAGCGGATGGTAAAATCCTAATAGCAGGATCTTTTGATACTTTTAATGGAATTTCTTCTAATAAAATGGTCCGATTAAATCCAGATGGAAGTGTAGATGCCACCTTTAATGTTGGTTCCGGATTTGATGCCAATGTTGCTGCTTTAGACCTGCAGGCAGATGGTAAAATTTTGGTAGGCGGCAGTTTTACAACATATAATGCCAAAACAGTTAACCGAATTGTTCGTTTGCACTCCAACGGATCCATAGATAATACCTTTATGTCTGGAACTGGTTTTAGCAACAGTAGTGTTTCGGTTATAAAAGTACTTGAGAACCAAAATATAATGATAGGAGGTGGGTTTACCAATGACTATAATGGTACCGAGGTCCGCAAAATGGTATTGCTGAATTCCGATGGTACTATTAACCCTATTTTTGATATTGGCTCCGGGCCAGCTACAGCTACAGTTTATGATTTTGTTAATGCTCCAGACGGATCTTGGTTTGTAGGAGGCTCGTTTTCTGTTTTTGATTCTAAAAATAGGGGTAGGTTAGCTAAGTTGGATTCCAAAGGGGCGTTGGATCCCCATTTTTTAAGTGCAGAGATTGGCTTTGATAGCAGCGTATATAAAACAATTTCTTTGGCAAATAAAAAAACCATGATTTTTGGAGATTTTAATAGCTTTAACGGTATAGCGGTTTCTAAAGTAGCTCGTTTAAACGAAGATGGAAGTCTGGATCCAGAATTTAATACGGCTAATCTTGGAGCTAATAACACCATAAGAACAGCCATTTTACAACCCGATGGCAAACTAATTATAGCAGGTGGATTTACTAATTACAATGGGGCTACGGTAAGTAAAATTGTACGGATTTTGGTAGATGGATCTATAGACCCCACATTTGTAAACGCAGGATCTATAAACAACCCAATTTATGCTATGCAACTTCAACCAGACGGAAAAATTGTTATTGCTGGAAGTTTTACAAAGTATAATGGTCAAATTGCCAATAAGATTAGTAGGGTGTTGCCAGATGGTTCTGTGGATGCTAGCTTTGACGTAGGCTTGGGTGCAGACGGAACCATAGATTCTATAGTTTTACAACCCGATGGAAAAATAGTCCTGGCAGGGCATTTTTTAAGTTTTAATGGCGAAAATTACACCAGAATGGTCCGGTTACATCCAGATGGGAGTATAGACAATACTTTTGCTATTGGCACTGGATTTGATAAAAACATTTATACTCTAGCCTTACAATTGGATGGCAAAATTGTCGTGGGAGGAATATTTCAAACATATAATGGTATTCCATTTAAGAGACTATTGCGTTTGAACGCCGATGGAAGTTTAGATACTTCGTTCCAATCTGGTACCGGATTGAGTAACGGTACCGTACGCTCGTTACTGGTGCAGCCTGATGGACGGATTTTGATAGGAGGAACATTCTCCGGAAAATACAACGGTAATCCTGTCAAAAGATTGGCTCGTTTGCTAGCAGACGGAACCTATGATAGCTCGTTTTATGTAGATTTAAACAGTACCCTTTATGCAACAAGCTTGACCGTGGATGGAAAACTGATTATTGCGGGTAATTTCAATTCTGTTACCGGAGTAGCAAACCATAGAGTGGCCCGGATCCGTTTGTGTACAGACACCACTATTTGGGATGGTGCGAGTTGGACTAATGGATTGCCTACAATTAGCAAAAACGCCTTTTTTGAAAAAGATTATACGTTTACTGCCTCGGTTGCCGCCTGTTCATGCAGTATTGCTTTAGATAAGAAAGTGACCGTCAACGGCAATGCAACACTTTCTTTAGCATTTAATTATTCTGGTTTGGGTACTTTAATAATAAAAAATAATGCCTCTTTATACCAAGATGAGGATGCAGTTGTCAATACAGCAACAGCAAGAATAGAACGCAAAACAACACCCATTGCCCAATTAGATTACACCTATTGGTCCTCGCCGGTCCAAAATCATATATTGTTAGCTACTTCTCCGGAAACACCATGGGATACCTTTTTTTCCTTTTTGCCAGAGACCAACTCTTGGTCCGTTGCCGATCCTGCATTGGCTATGGAACCAGGAAAAGGATATATCATAAGAGGACCGCAAAGCTTTTCGCAAACGGCCAAAGCAATCCACCAAGCTAATTTTATTGGAATACCACATAATGGACAAAAAACAGTTGCCCTCGGCGCTACCTCAAGCCATAATTTGGTAGGGAATCCCTATCCATCAGCAATAGATGCGGATGTTTTTTTAGAAAAAAATAGCAATGCCATCAACGGAACCATTTATTTATGGTCTCATAATACCTCACCTATTGGTCATAATAAATACTTGACGGATGATTATGCCGTTTACAATTTGTTTGGTGGCGTGGGTACTACAGCGCCCAAGAGTGTCACAGCAAGTACAGTCAAGCCAAATGGTAAAATTGCTTCAGGGCAATCTTTTTTTGTAACTTCAATTACCGACCAAGGAGTAGTAAACTTCGATAATTCTATGCGAATTGTAGGAGCTAACACCCATTTTTTTAGAACAACTATTTTGCAAAACAAAGCCCAAGCAATTACTGCCGAAAAACACCGAATTTGGTTAAATATGTACAATGAGCAAGGCGTATTTAAGCAACTGCTATTGGGATATATGGATGGAGCCACGGATACCTATGATGCTGCACTAGATGGTGAAAGTTTTAAAAGTAATGAAAATATAGATTTTTATAGTCTCTGTCAGGACAAAAAGCTAACCATTCAGGCAAAAGGAGTGCCTTTTGAAGCATCCGATTCTATAGGATTGGGGTACAATGCTAAAACAAAGGGCACTTATAGTATTGCAGCAGATACTAGGGATGGTTTGTTTGTTACTCAAGAAGTGTATTTGATAGACAAACTCACTAGTACAACCCACGATCTAAAAAAAGGAGATTATAGCTTTGAAACAGAAGCAGGAACCTTTGAGGACCGTTTTATGATTGCTTTTGACAAAGAAACTCTAAATACGTCTGATTTTGTTGTGGGATCCAATTTAGAGACGACAGTTTGTGTAGTAGATAAACAATTGCAAATAAGTAGTAAAGAAGGTATAGAAGCCATCAAAATATACGATATTTTGGGCAAAGAAGTGTATGCCAATACAGCAATTTATGCACCTAGTTTTGTAATAGAAGATTTCTCGAACACTACTAATGTATTTGTATTAAAAATAATTTTAGAAAACCATAAAATAGTAACCAAAAAGGTTCTGTTTTAA
- a CDS encoding reprolysin-like metallopeptidase — protein sequence MKKRYFLFFVFCFLAAKAQEQSPWRIVNAAGITKTSKTSSDTALILQLDPILLRNSLAATQGKKENFATVMVPNSEGVFEKFKVWESSNFEPALQEKYPDIRAYAGVGITDPTASLHFSLAPVGVQTMILRAGKESEFIEAYPGNKKLYTLITSKTKSDASLPLVCKTVDQGINKKLQTTAAKPAVTNKVFKTLRLALSCTAEYTTYFGGTVPGALAAMNATMTRVNGVFNKDLSLQLNLIADNEKLIYTDAATDPYSEVSVGSDINSDANWSEQLQKNLTSVITNDGYDIGHLFGASGGGGNAGCIGCVCEAPTIYDPFGKGSAFTSPSNNKPEGDKFDVDYVAHEMGHQLGANHTFSHQIEGTVANVEPGSGSTIMGYAGITSNYDVQPNSDDYFNQISIYQIKNNLASKSCPVTISIPRDAPIVNAGPDYVIPKGTAFVLKGTGSTTSADNLTYSWEQNDTAITSKGEDSFAVATKNDGPLFRSLPPVISPVRYLPMYSNVLSNKLTNKWESAATVARTLHFVLTARDNGAPKTAQTNFDEMIVKVNDKAGPFAVTSQNNTDTSWLQGESKTITWTVNNTNTLAGSSNVNIKLSLDGGLTFPIELASATPNDGSQNIIVPQAVAKDCRILIEPTNNIYYAINSAPFSIGYKVSSSCANYVFTAPFAIPETKAYKEVTITVPATNALVTDVNFNVNFTHAFLSDVDMEIVSPSGTIVKLMEGSCGKANTTLELTFDDAGGILDCQKTTLQTITPTKNLAVFNQEKVEGVWTFRIRDGYIGDEGTLNTASIAICTKEYVFSTNDFAASNHEVLVYPNPNSGNFTVSMQATMASQVTLLLHTIQGKKVFEKQFNVANSFAENIALEGIAPGVYMLSVMEGNKKTVKKIILE from the coding sequence ATGAAAAAACGGTACTTTCTCTTTTTTGTTTTTTGTTTTTTAGCTGCAAAAGCCCAAGAGCAATCTCCTTGGCGTATTGTTAACGCCGCTGGTATAACCAAAACCAGTAAAACCTCCTCTGATACTGCGCTTATATTGCAATTAGATCCCATACTTTTAAGAAATAGCTTGGCTGCCACTCAAGGTAAAAAAGAGAATTTTGCAACCGTGATGGTGCCTAATAGTGAAGGTGTTTTTGAGAAATTTAAAGTTTGGGAATCTTCTAATTTTGAGCCTGCTCTACAAGAAAAATACCCAGACATTAGAGCTTATGCAGGAGTCGGAATTACGGATCCTACTGCTTCTTTACATTTTAGTTTAGCTCCAGTAGGAGTACAAACCATGATTTTAAGAGCAGGTAAGGAGTCTGAATTTATTGAAGCCTATCCAGGAAACAAAAAATTATATACCCTCATTACCTCCAAAACCAAATCGGATGCAAGTTTGCCTTTGGTTTGTAAGACGGTAGATCAAGGTATTAACAAAAAATTACAGACAACAGCAGCCAAGCCAGCGGTTACAAATAAGGTTTTTAAAACACTGCGTTTGGCCTTATCCTGCACGGCAGAATACACAACCTATTTTGGTGGCACTGTTCCAGGAGCATTGGCAGCCATGAATGCTACCATGACTAGAGTTAACGGCGTTTTTAACAAAGATTTATCCTTGCAACTAAACCTTATTGCAGACAACGAAAAACTAATTTATACCGATGCCGCTACGGACCCTTACTCTGAAGTTTCTGTTGGTTCGGATATTAATTCGGATGCAAATTGGAGTGAACAACTGCAAAAAAACTTAACCAGCGTAATAACCAATGATGGTTATGATATTGGGCATTTATTTGGAGCCTCTGGTGGTGGTGGAAACGCAGGTTGCATTGGTTGTGTCTGTGAAGCGCCAACAATCTATGACCCTTTCGGGAAAGGGAGCGCTTTTACTTCTCCATCCAATAACAAGCCCGAAGGAGACAAGTTCGATGTAGATTATGTAGCCCACGAAATGGGGCATCAATTGGGCGCAAATCATACTTTTTCGCATCAAATTGAAGGTACAGTTGCCAATGTAGAGCCAGGTAGCGGTTCTACCATTATGGGTTATGCTGGGATTACCTCAAACTATGATGTGCAACCAAATTCCGACGATTATTTCAACCAGATTAGTATTTATCAAATAAAAAATAATTTAGCCTCTAAGAGTTGTCCAGTAACCATTTCTATACCCAGAGACGCGCCTATTGTCAATGCTGGTCCAGATTATGTTATCCCTAAGGGTACTGCTTTTGTTTTAAAAGGAACCGGATCAACTACTTCGGCAGACAATTTAACCTATAGTTGGGAGCAAAACGATACCGCCATTACATCCAAGGGCGAGGATAGTTTTGCTGTTGCCACAAAAAATGATGGCCCCCTGTTTCGTTCTTTGCCCCCTGTAATTAGTCCTGTTAGATACCTGCCAATGTACAGCAATGTTCTCTCTAATAAGCTAACCAACAAATGGGAATCTGCGGCTACAGTAGCAAGAACACTGCATTTTGTTTTAACCGCTAGAGACAATGGTGCGCCCAAAACTGCACAAACCAATTTTGATGAAATGATTGTAAAGGTAAATGACAAAGCAGGGCCATTTGCAGTAACTTCGCAAAACAATACCGATACGAGCTGGTTGCAAGGAGAATCTAAAACCATCACCTGGACAGTCAACAATACCAATACTTTGGCTGGTTCGTCTAATGTAAATATTAAACTATCTCTAGATGGAGGGCTGACTTTTCCTATAGAACTGGCATCGGCTACCCCCAATGATGGTTCCCAGAACATTATAGTGCCTCAGGCGGTTGCTAAAGATTGTAGGATTTTGATTGAGCCTACTAATAATATTTATTATGCTATAAATAGTGCTCCGTTTTCTATAGGGTACAAAGTATCTTCTAGTTGTGCTAATTATGTTTTTACGGCTCCTTTTGCGATACCTGAAACCAAAGCTTATAAAGAAGTAACCATTACAGTTCCTGCTACAAATGCTTTAGTAACCGATGTTAATTTTAATGTGAATTTTACGCATGCTTTTTTGTCTGATGTAGATATGGAAATTGTGAGTCCTTCGGGGACTATTGTAAAATTAATGGAAGGAAGCTGTGGTAAAGCAAATACAACTTTGGAGTTAACCTTTGATGATGCAGGAGGGATTTTAGATTGTCAAAAGACTACTTTGCAGACCATTACACCAACAAAAAATTTGGCAGTATTTAATCAAGAAAAAGTAGAAGGAGTTTGGACTTTTAGAATTCGAGATGGCTATATTGGAGACGAGGGTACTTTAAATACGGCCTCGATTGCTATATGTACTAAAGAATACGTTTTTAGCACAAACGATTTTGCAGCATCCAACCATGAGGTATTGGTTTATCCTAATCCAAATTCTGGAAACTTTACCGTTAGTATGCAAGCCACAATGGCTAGTCAAGTGACTCTTTTATTGCATACCATACAGGGTAAAAAAGTTTTTGAAAAACAGTTTAATGTTGCTAATAGTTTTGCAGAGAATATTGCCTTAGAGGGGATTGCTCCAGGGGTTTATATGTTGTCTGTAATGGAAGGAAACAAAAAAACGGTTAAAAAAATCATTTTAGAGTAA
- a CDS encoding bifunctional riboflavin kinase/FAD synthetase, protein MKIFHSIADFNTTKKTILTLGTFDGVHIGHKKILEKITQNTENGKYESLVLTFFPHPRMVLQQKSELKLLSTIAEKTALLEKTGIENVIIHPFDESFSRLTAEDFVKTILVEKCNIQKIIIGHDHRFGRNRTANIDDLIDFGKKYGFEVAQISAQEINEVSVSSTKIRNALAQGNMHLANEYLGYSYTVQGKVIRGKQLGRTIGFPTANIQIPEDYKLIPKNGAYIVQSVIQEKTVFGILNIGFNPTVKSAEISIEVHFLNLDVDLYNQNLSVALLEYLRPEQKFDSLELLIKQLEIDKAAAIAYFNKR, encoded by the coding sequence TTGAAGATTTTTCATTCTATAGCAGATTTTAATACCACCAAAAAAACCATCCTTACCTTAGGCACTTTTGATGGTGTGCATATTGGGCATAAAAAAATTCTTGAAAAGATTACTCAAAATACCGAAAACGGAAAATACGAAAGCTTGGTGCTGACTTTTTTTCCGCATCCCAGAATGGTATTACAGCAAAAGTCCGAACTTAAACTACTGAGTACGATTGCTGAAAAAACAGCGCTTCTGGAAAAAACGGGAATTGAAAATGTAATAATCCACCCCTTTGACGAGAGTTTTTCTAGACTAACGGCCGAAGATTTTGTAAAAACAATATTGGTTGAAAAATGCAATATCCAAAAAATAATTATTGGTCATGACCACCGATTTGGCCGAAATAGAACGGCCAATATTGACGATTTAATTGATTTTGGAAAAAAATATGGGTTTGAGGTTGCACAAATTTCTGCTCAAGAAATAAACGAAGTTTCGGTTAGTTCTACCAAAATAAGAAACGCCCTTGCTCAAGGCAACATGCATTTAGCCAATGAATATCTAGGGTATTCATATACAGTACAGGGTAAGGTAATTCGAGGAAAACAGTTAGGACGCACCATTGGGTTTCCTACCGCCAACATACAAATTCCTGAAGATTATAAACTCATCCCAAAAAACGGTGCTTACATTGTGCAGAGTGTTATTCAAGAAAAAACGGTATTTGGAATCCTAAATATTGGATTTAATCCAACGGTAAAATCTGCTGAAATATCCATTGAGGTTCATTTTTTAAATTTGGATGTAGACTTATACAACCAAAATTTATCCGTAGCTTTATTGGAATACTTGCGTCCGGAACAAAAATTTGATTCTCTGGAGCTATTGATAAAACAATTAGAAATAGACAAAGCAGCAGCCATAGCATACTTCAACAAACGTTAA
- the bioB gene encoding biotin synthase BioB: MSITKHNWTQEEIIAIYNKPMMDLLFEAASIHREHHDPNVVQVSTLLSIKTGGCPEDCGYCPQAARYHTSVEGNDLMTVSQVKAQALRAKSGGSSRVCMGAAWRNVKDGPEFDQVLEMVRTINKLDMEVCCTLGMITENQAQRLAEAGLYAYNHNLDTSEEYYKEVISTRGYEDRLQTIANVRKTNVTVCSGGIIGMGESIEDRAGMLVALSTLNPQPESVPINALVAVEGTPMEEEKPVEIWEMIRMVATTRIVMPETQVRLSAGRMNMTREGQAMCFFAGANSIFAGDKLLTTPNPDVNEDMKMFEMLGLNPQKPFTKVSQPATVEAQDSQFSTLGEKPKWTRPAHTIERNLEASAKGK; encoded by the coding sequence ATGAGCATTACAAAACACAATTGGACACAAGAAGAGATTATTGCAATATATAACAAACCAATGATGGATTTGCTTTTTGAAGCAGCATCAATCCACAGAGAACACCACGATCCAAATGTGGTGCAGGTATCCACCTTGTTATCCATAAAAACAGGAGGATGCCCAGAAGACTGTGGCTATTGTCCGCAAGCGGCAAGATACCATACCTCTGTAGAAGGAAATGATTTAATGACCGTAAGCCAAGTAAAAGCACAGGCCTTGAGAGCAAAATCTGGAGGATCCTCTAGAGTATGTATGGGTGCTGCGTGGAGAAACGTAAAAGATGGCCCTGAGTTTGACCAAGTCTTAGAGATGGTTCGTACCATTAACAAGCTAGACATGGAAGTTTGTTGTACCCTAGGTATGATTACCGAAAACCAAGCACAACGACTTGCCGAGGCGGGTTTATATGCCTACAATCATAATTTAGACACCTCTGAGGAGTATTACAAAGAAGTTATTTCTACTCGCGGTTATGAAGATCGTTTGCAAACCATTGCCAATGTTCGTAAAACAAATGTAACGGTTTGTAGCGGCGGTATTATAGGCATGGGAGAAAGCATTGAAGACAGAGCAGGAATGCTTGTAGCACTTTCTACCTTAAATCCACAACCAGAATCGGTGCCAATAAACGCATTAGTTGCTGTAGAAGGCACTCCAATGGAAGAAGAAAAGCCTGTGGAAATATGGGAAATGATCCGTATGGTAGCAACGACCCGTATTGTTATGCCTGAAACACAAGTCCGCTTATCTGCGGGAAGAATGAACATGACCAGAGAAGGACAAGCTATGTGCTTTTTTGCTGGTGCAAATTCTATTTTTGCTGGTGACAAATTGCTTACCACTCCCAATCCAGATGTTAACGAAGACATGAAAATGTTTGAAATGCTAGGATTAAACCCTCAAAAACCATTTACCAAAGTTTCGCAGCCCGCTACCGTAGAGGCGCAAGACTCTCAATTTAGTACTCTCGGCGAAAAACCTAAGTGGACCAGACCTGCCCATACTATTGAGCGCAATCTAGAAGCTTCTGCCAAAGGAAAATAA